One genomic window of Monodelphis domestica isolate mMonDom1 chromosome 1, mMonDom1.pri, whole genome shotgun sequence includes the following:
- the LOC103096141 gene encoding protein FAM170B-like translates to MKHHSEHPKKQLQEKRASAETSEATDKAPNSPKPGPSAPKDLALTPIFNDKEVEKREDSSSSSPYFVYEKPHNTTTRKIDSDDTCYSCAYYARVRTVKGVAIKWHTSDGFRAIGKKPQMYEAEVSGETTIGSPPTSSVTTMRQDVETSPSEEDPCEIKMKEIDFQSSQNTEDNSYEDPSEDETAGPSHKEDEERPRVATPDWLVTTDKGFRCLACCRVFLTLEALMEHARYGVKEGFSCRVFNEAMLEMRCNQEKKREHRWRQAEIRRHQIETWKQNVHNWRHRLDSGHHQDPQFNQAQVRHHHLETWHRQAQARRQRIQTHFNQLRVQHQQESQCHQESQFNQLRAQYRQQESQHYQVQNRYHRPEALHHRPENQIQEGLNRCHQLEIWNNQAQAWRRRLEIVRRHRETQLQQAEVRHRRLENWCHQARARRLRLEAQRHQREARHIIEAQHHHRESQINNTQIRYHQLESIHHLRETRFYPGGVWNQVEIRHSPQLQAQLHRTETMNDQQEAQLHQAAEEQHRARETHRHQARAQHRRSMARHHQARVQRR, encoded by the coding sequence AAGCCACAGATAAAGCACCTAATTCACCCAAACCTGGACCATCAGCACCAAAAGACCTAGCTTTAACTCCCATCTTCAATGATAAAGAAGTGGAAAAGAGGGAAGATTCCTCCTCATCTTCTCCCTATTTTGTGTATGAGAAGCCACATAACACCACCACTCGTAAAATCGATTCAGATGACACTTGTTACAGTTGTGCTTATTATGCCCGAGTTAGGACTGTAAAAGGGGTAGCTATTAAGTGGCACACTTCAGATGGATTCCGGGCCATTGGAAAAAAACCCCAGATGTATGAAGCAGAGGTGTCGGGGGAAACAACCATTGGGTCTCCTCCCACCAGCAGTGTTACCACAATGCGCCAAGATGTTGAAACTTCTCCTTCTGAGGAAGATCCTTGTGAAAtcaaaatgaaggaaatagaTTTCCAGTCCTCCCAAAATACAGAGGACAATTCTTATGAAGACCCCAGTGAGGATGAAACAGCTGGGCCTTCCCACAAAGAGGATGAAGAGAGACCAAGAGTGGCCACCCCTGACTGGCTGGTCACAACAGATAAAGGCTTCCGTTGCTTGGCTTGTTGTCGTGTATTTCTTACTCTAGAAGCCCTCATGGAACATGCTCGTTATGGTGTTAAGGAAGGTTTCAGTTGCAGAGTCTTTAATGAGGCCATGCTAGAGATGAGATGTAATCAGGAGAAAAAGCGAGAGCATCGTTGGCGTCAGGCAGAGATCCGGCGTCATCAGATAGAGACCTGGAAACAAAATGTGCATAACTGGCGTCATCGATTAGATTCTGGGCATCATCAAGACCCTCAATTTAATCAAGCTCAGGTCCGGCATCATCACCTAGAAACCTGGCATCGCCAAGCACAGGCCCGACGTCAACGGATACAGACCCACTTTAATCAACTTCGAGTTCAGCATCAACAAGAATCCCAATGTCATCAAGAATCCCAATTTAATCAACTCCGAGCCCAATATCGTCAACAGGAATCCCAACATTATCAAGTGCAGAACCGGTATCATCGACCAGAGGCTTTACATCATCGACCAGAAAACCAAATTCAGGAAGGTCTAAACAGGTGTCATCAACTAGAAATATGGAATAATCAAGCCCAAGCCTGGCGTCGTAGGCTAGAAATTGTTCGTCGTCACCGAGAGACCCAACTTCAACAAGCTGAGGTTCGGCATCGTCGTCTAGAAAACTGGTGTCATCAAGCTCGGGCCCGGCGTCTTAGGTTGGAGGCACAACGTCATCAACGAGAGGCCCGTCATATAATTGAGGCCCAACATCATCaccgagaaagccaaattaataACACACAGATTCGGTATCATCAACTTGAGTCTATACATCATTTACGCGAGACCCGGTTTTATCCAGGTGGTGTCTGGAATCAAGTAGAAATTCGGCATTCTCCTCAGCTACAAGCTCAGCTCCATAGAACAGAGACTATGAATGATCAACAGGAGGCCCAACTTCACCAAGCTGCTGAGGAGCAGCATCGGGCTAGGGAAACCCATCGTCATCAAGCTCGGGCCCAGCATCGCAGATCCATGGCACGACACCATCAAGCGCGTGTCCAGCGTCGTTGA